In Embleya scabrispora, the DNA window GGGCGGCTCGGCCGATGCCGCGGGGCGCTCCTGCGGCGGTTCGGCGTGCGCGTCGGCGCGGGCCCGGGCGGGAGCCTCCTCGGCTCCTCCGGCGCTCACCGGCGGATGGCCCGCAGGCCCCGGTGTGGCACGTGTGGCGTCGTCCGAGGGAGCCGCGTGTTCGACGGCATCCCCCGAGGACGACGCGACGGGCGCGACCTCGTCCGGCAAGGGAACTCCTCCCACAGATGACGGAAATTCCATCGTACTGACCCGCGCCGTCGACACTCGGCCATCCGGTTCGGCGGCCGCCGAAACGGCGGAGGCCGGAGGCTCCCCACCTGGGGCGCCTCCGGCCTCCGAGCACCGGCCGCGGGCGGCGTGTCACACGACGATGAACGACTCCAGCGCGCCGTCCGGCAGCACCGGCGCGAGCCGGGCCCGGCCGTCCAGGAAGCCGAGTTCGAGCAGGACCTCGACCCCGACCACCTCGGCTCCGGCCCGCCGGATCAGGTCGATCGTGGCCTCGACGGTCCCGCCGGTGGCGAGCACGTCGTCGATCACGAGCACCCGGTCGCCGGCCGCGAACGCGTCCTGGTGCACCTCGAGGGTGGCCGAGCCGTATTCCAGCTCGTAGGACTGCGCGTAGGTGGCGCACGGCAGCTTGCCCGCCTTGCGCACCGGCACGAATCCGGCCCGGGCCCGCAGGGCGACCGGGGCGGCGAGGATGAAGCCGCGGGCCTCGATCCCCACCACCTTGTCCACCCGGCCGGCGCAGCGCTCGGCCAGCGCGTCGACCAGGGCCGCGAAGGCGACCGGGTCGGCGAGCAGCGGCGAGATGTCCTTGAACACCACGCCCGGCTTGGGCCAGTCCGGCACGTCCCGGATCCGACTGTCGAGCAGTTTGCGCAGCTCGTCGGGGTCGGTGGCCATCAGCGCTTCCTCTTGCCGCCGGGACGGGTGCGCGCCCGGCCGCGCGCGGCGCCGGCGCGGGGCGCGCCGCCCTGCGCGGGTACGGTCTCGTCCTCGTCCGCCTCGGTCTCCTCGTCCACGTCCGGGTGACCCTCGGCCTGGTCCGCGGGGATGCCCGCGGCTTCGGCGGCCTTGGCCGCCTTCGCCTCGGACGCCCGACGCTGGGCCACCTTCTTCGCGAGCAGCCGCATCTCCGGCGACCGCTCCTTGAGGTCGGCCAGGATCGGCGTGGCGATGAAGATCGAGGAGAACGCACCGGCGGCCAGGCCCACGAACAGCGACAGCGCGATGTCCTTGAGCATGCCCGCGCCCAGCAGCCCGCCACCGACGAACAGCAGCGAGGCGACCGGGAGCAGGGCGACCACGGTGGTGTTGATCGAGCGCACCAGGGTCTGGTTCAGACCCGCGTTGGCCGCTTCGCTGTAGGTGCGCTTGGTCTGCTTGGTGATGTTCTTGGCGTTTTCCTTGACCGTGTCGAATACCACGACCGTGTCGTAGAGGGAGTAACCGAGAATCGTCAGCAGACCGATCACCGTGCCCGGCGTCACCTCGAAGCCCACCAGCGCGTACACGCCGATGGTGATCACGATGTCGTGGAGCAGGGCGACCAGCGCCGCCACGGCCATGCGCCACTCGAAGGCGAAGGTGAGGTAGATCACCACCAGGATCATGAAGATCACCAGGCCCTGGAGGGCCTTCTTGGAGATCTCCTTGCCCCAGCTGGGACCGACCACCTGCGTGTTGACCTTGTCCGGCGCGACCTTCAGATCCTTGGCGATGGCCGCCGCGATCTGCTTGGTCTTGTCCGCGTCGGACTCGGCGAGCTGGATCCGCAGACCGTCGCCGCCGACCTTTTGCACTATGGCCTCGGTGCCGTCGGTGAACGGCTCGACGGCCTTGCGGGCGTCGTTCTGCGAGGCCGAGGTGTTCTGGATCGTGTAGACCGATCCGCCCTTGAACTCGATGCCCTCGTGCAGCCCGCGGCCGAGCAGGCCGCCGACCGCCAGCACCAGGATCAGCGCCGAGATCGAGTACCAGATCTTCTTGCGACCGACGAAGTCGAACGAGACGTCGCCGTGGTGCAGCCGGACGCCGATGTTCTTGAGGTCGGAGAAGCGACTCATCACGCCTCCTTCACGCCGGCCGCGCGCCCGCGGGGGCGGCGACCGCGATACGACTGGCGCTGATTGGCACCGAGCGCGACGGGATCGAGGCCGGACCACTTGTGGCCGTCCGCGAAGAACCTGCGCCGGGCGAGCATCGTCATGAGCGGCTTGGTGAACAGGAACACCACCACGACGTCGAGCAGCGTGGTCAGGCCGAGGGTGAACGCGAAGCCCTGGACCTTGCCGACCGAGACGATGTAGAGCACCGCGGCGGCCAGGAACGACACCGCGTCGGACACCAGGATGGTGCGCCGGGCGCGCGGCCACGCCTTCTCCACGGCGGGTCGCAACGTGCGACCCTCACGGATCTCGTCCCGGATGCGTTCGAAGTACACGATGAACGAGTCCACCGTGATACCGATCGCGGCGATCGCGCCGCACACCGCCGGCAGGTTGAGCGCGAAGCCGATGCTTCGGCCGAGCAGACACATGATGGCGTAGGTCAGGGCCGCCGAGACCACCAGACTCGCGATGCTCACCAGGCCGAGGCCGCGGTAGTAGAACAGCGAGTACAGGATGACCAGGACGATGCCGATCGC includes these proteins:
- a CDS encoding adenine phosphoribosyltransferase, whose amino-acid sequence is MATDPDELRKLLDSRIRDVPDWPKPGVVFKDISPLLADPVAFAALVDALAERCAGRVDKVVGIEARGFILAAPVALRARAGFVPVRKAGKLPCATYAQSYELEYGSATLEVHQDAFAAGDRVLVIDDVLATGGTVEATIDLIRRAGAEVVGVEVLLELGFLDGRARLAPVLPDGALESFIVV
- the secF gene encoding protein translocase subunit SecF; the encoded protein is MSRFSDLKNIGVRLHHGDVSFDFVGRKKIWYSISALILVLAVGGLLGRGLHEGIEFKGGSVYTIQNTSASQNDARKAVEPFTDGTEAIVQKVGGDGLRIQLAESDADKTKQIAAAIAKDLKVAPDKVNTQVVGPSWGKEISKKALQGLVIFMILVVIYLTFAFEWRMAVAALVALLHDIVITIGVYALVGFEVTPGTVIGLLTILGYSLYDTVVVFDTVKENAKNITKQTKRTYSEAANAGLNQTLVRSINTTVVALLPVASLLFVGGGLLGAGMLKDIALSLFVGLAAGAFSSIFIATPILADLKERSPEMRLLAKKVAQRRASEAKAAKAAEAAGIPADQAEGHPDVDEETEADEDETVPAQGGAPRAGAARGRARTRPGGKRKR